The genomic DNA ATAAAACACCTCacctatttattttattttatttttcaatgcaTCATCTCTTCACGTTACCACCTTGACCTAACCCTCCATGTACCTGCTCCGCCTTAACTCTacagaataattttaaaaaatggacaAAAATGTCTCTCAAAACCGTCATATATAAATACCATTCCAACCTATTAAAACTTGTAGCTTGTTTTAAGTAAAACTGAAATTAGATGTGAATGATTAATACAAAACATCACAGACTCACAAGCCAATTCTAACTTGggaaaagatatataatatTCCAGGGATTGGAATTAAGTACTAATATAAAGATAGAATAATGTTATAGTTCTACATTTTTTGTtacataaattgttatatatgatatgttattcattttttcttcccaactttttttttttcattcttctcaTTTCTCATTTCTTACCATAAAATGTGTAGAATTTAATgcaaaatgtcaattttttaaatttttatttgagaatttataatggaaaatcataaaaattgatGAATGTAATTCGCGGTTTCATTTCGTGGAATGTTTTAGCACTAGCAACCCTTTGACCTATTTTTAGTTGTTCAATTACACGTTGTTATTGCCTGCAACCCTTGTGTCTAGCTTTCAACATTTGGGCacacatgttttatttttgtgtcGTATATTGAATTTACACATCTTGgttttacataaattattaatcaaattgacGTAAATGAGATGATCAGTTccctttttgagtttttttaatcttgtagggaaaattgtcaaaaataaacttaaagaAGACTGATTCACCCTCATGTGAAAGATCGAGTATTAGGGTTTCACTTACATTGGATGATTATGGTCttcatttttaatacaaaaatgaaTTGGATTTTTCAGGTAAAAGTGGGGTTTTcatggggatattaattaaaataggcaaaaatttTTTCGCTTAtacttttttaggcaaacacacagtagttttacttttataagcaaatttttttataactccaaaaataccctcacaGCCCTATAGCTGTAGGCGCTAGAAGGAAGGTGTGGTGCGTgcggtgcgtgcggagtgcgcgcAGTGCGCGCAGTGCGTACAGAGTGCGcacaccctcatatatatatatatatatgtatataaacaaaatgcgGGGGTGCGTGCAGTGCGTGCAGTGCGTGCaccctttcttatatatatatatatattaaatattataatatttaatataatatacataaataataataataataatttttaaatatatattatatataatattataatataataaatatatataataatataatatatatttaaaaattattattattatttatatatatatattatattaaatattataatatttattatatatatatttattatattttttaaatattatatatatatattaaatattataatatttaatataatatataaaaataataataataataatttttaaatatatataataatataatatatatttaaaaattattattattattatttatctatattatattaaatattataatatttaatatttatttattataatttttaaatattatattatattttttaatatatatataaaagaaagtgtGCACgcagttgtttatatatattatatgagggtACGCGTACTTTGTACGCACTGCACACTGGGCACGCACTGCGTACGCACCACGCGCATCGCGTGCACTACACCTTCCTTCCAGCGCCTACAACTACAGGgctggaagggtatttttggagttacaaaaaaaattgcttataaaagtaaaattactgtgtgtttgcctaaaaaggtataagcggaaaattttttacctattttaattaatattccgtTTTCATGAGGATTTTTTGAACCAAAATATTAGAGTTTTGAATATGTTGCCCTTGTGTTGATATATTACTTTGAATTCTTCTATTTCTAGAGATTTTACAAGCTCTTTAGAGAGAATGAATGTTTTAATGAAATTGTATTCTTTCTTATCAACTTCAACCACTTGTAACTTTTTACcaactttataaaaataaaaaaattaaggaattTCATCAACTAATGAAAAATAGACTTTCCAAACATAGAAGGGTGAAAAAGTGATTTCATAAAGTTAGGGTAGGACCCAGAATATGCCTTATTAAAATGTAGTAATCAATGTTTTGTTCTGCTCTCCACATCACGTATGGCAGCATTGTCTAGACCGGTTCAACTGTATGaccaaataacaaaataaaatctattcaAGTATACATACGATGACgcaacaatataataaaaaaatacaaaagtaaAACTTAAAAGGCAGAAGCCTGCATATAAGTACAACTTTGCTTCATTTTTTTGATGTATTAACAATCAAGGACACATAGATTGATCATAAAGTGCCGTGATGGACACGTTCTACATATCACACGGAGCTCCGACGTTGGCCATTGATGACTCTCTCCCTGCAAGACATTTTTTGAAGACTTGGCAAGAACAAGGATTCACAGAGAAACCCAAATCAGTTCTCATCATTTCCGGCCACTGGGAGACCGATGTTCCCACTGTCAATGTTGTTCAACAAAACGATATCATCTACGACTTCTATGGCTTTCCAAGCAAAATGTATAAGGTGCTCCTCTACTCTCCTGATCTTGTTAAAAACATGCTATTAATAGGCttaattaaggaaaaaacaataaaaagagagagatataATTTATGTTCATCATaagtaaaaagataatttttttttttttaaaaaaaaaagaggattcaCATCCAGAAAGGTAAAATTCACATCCTGTTTGGAGTTAATATTCTAGTAGGAAAATATAAAAGGTAGAAGGGTTGATGGACCATGTTGAGTTTTGTTTTAGTATTTTGAGTTTGAAGTTTTTTATTGGggtactgttttttttttttttttccccaggGTTCATCCGGACAGCTTGTAATATTTCATGTTTCTTAAATTTCTATGTATATTTCACTTATCGTAATTAAAAACTGGAACTGGGGGGtttcattatttgtaattaatttgcCAAATCGAATGAAAAAGGGCATCTTGAAATGGATTTTATaccaataaaaaagaaaatgaaactacCTTCAGGGCTTAAAATAAACATGTTGGTCCTGTAATATATTGGCAGAAACTATCTAATTTCTCTCATGTTTCAATTGTCTTATCAAATCTatgcaattatatataaattgccACTATATTTCTGCAGCTCAAGTATCCGGCGCCAGGAGCACCAGAACTGGCAAAGAGAGTGAAGGAACTGCTGACAGCTTCAGGGTTTAAAGATGTAAAAGAAGATACAAAACGTGGCCTTGACCATGGAGCTTGGATTCCAATGATGCTAATGTATCCAGAGGCTGATATACCAGTGTGCCAACTCTCAGTTCAAACAAATAAAGATGGAACTCATCATTACAATATGGGGAAGGCACTAGCTCCTCTCAGAGAGGAAGGAGTCCTCATTATGGGTTCTGGAAGTGCTGTTCATAACCTAAGGGCAATAAGATCCATTAGCAATATTGTTCCTTCATGGGCTCAGGACTTTGATAACTGGCTCAGAGATGCTCTCCTTCAAGGAAGGTAGTTGTCAACTGCTTGATCCCTTCCTTAATTCACTTATGATATTTTGAAGTATATGAATTTCATCAACTCAACAATGTGTTTCTTCACAGATATGAGGATGTGAACCACTATGAAG from Mangifera indica cultivar Alphonso chromosome 16, CATAS_Mindica_2.1, whole genome shotgun sequence includes the following:
- the LOC123198652 gene encoding 4,5-DOPA dioxygenase extradiol-like, which produces MDTFYISHGAPTLAIDDSLPARHFLKTWQEQGFTEKPKSVLIISGHWETDVPTVNVVQQNDIIYDFYGFPSKMYKLKYPAPGAPELAKRVKELLTASGFKDVKEDTKRGLDHGAWIPMMLMYPEADIPVCQLSVQTNKDGTHHYNMGKALAPLREEGVLIMGSGSAVHNLRAIRSISNIVPSWAQDFDNWLRDALLQGRYEDVNHYEEKAPNPKMAHPWPDHFFPLHVAIGAAGENSKAQLIHSSWQGGTLSYASYKFTKAT